One Vairimorpha necatrix chromosome 7, complete sequence DNA segment encodes these proteins:
- a CDS encoding diacylglycerol O-acyltransferase 1 (DGAT1), which yields MKVEIKKIDGFYNFFVLISTLSILRFLIEDCKEYDLVVNFPLSKLRILDLWYFLITILIFTIRSCICYILVNKSLIFTLLNLLVSECLVLYFNIKHISHEYISGWSLIINVVLIAKLISFYVYHQGTLTRNRHNTHSRSTCNRHNAHIVHKRNSYNRIHHDTIIKTTCPFRHFAYFIVSPTLVYSPHYPRNPSCNYKRVLSKLALLISGLFLFVFVTDQYSVPSIYRIIEMKSTRVVVENIINLSLSTAFLFLIFFNLVFVCSLDIIAELTRFQDTEFYQEWWNSSTVAQFWTLWNIPVHMWIKKHIYIPLMRRSLTKGQARAASFLISALFHEYVVSVGTKQFCGFIFLAMMAQVPLIIISDKINKNFPRYSNFFVWASLCIVGHPIIAILYYLKE from the coding sequence ATGAAAGTAgagataaagaaaatagacggcttttataatttcttcgtATTGATTTCTACACTGAGTATTCTGAGATTCTTAATAGAAGATTGTAAGGAATATGACTTAGTAGTCAATTTTCCCCTTAGTAAATTGAGAATATTAGATCTCTGGTATTTCTTAATTACTATCTtgatttttactataaGATCCTGTATTTGTTATATTCTTGTAAATAAGTCCCTTATATTTACTCTGTTGAATCTTCTAGTGTCTGAATGCCTTGTTCtgtattttaatatcaagCATATTAGTCATGAATATATTTCCGGGTGgtctttaataataaatgtgGTATTAATAGCCAAattaatatctttttaCGTATATCATCAAGGCACACTTACGCGTAATAGGCATAATACACATAGTAGAAGCACATGTAATAGGCATAATGCACATATTGTACATAAGAGAAACTCCTATAATAGAATACATCATGACACAATCATAAAAACTACATGCCCCTTTAGACACTTCGCATATTTCATTGTTTCCCCTACACTCGTTTACTCCCCACATTACCCAAGAAATCCCTCCTGTAATTACAAGAGAGTCCTCAGTAAACTCGCCCTCCTCATCTCTGGCCTTTTTCTCTTTGTCTTTGTCACTGACCAATATTCTGTACCAAGTATTTACAGGATAATAGAAATGAAGAGTACAAGAGTAGTAGTAgagaatattataaatttatctcTGTCTACTGCCTTCTTATTCCTGATCTTCTTTAACTTGGTCTTCGTGTGCTCTCTAGACATAATAGCAGAACTTACCAGATTCCAAGACACAGAGTTCTACCAGGAGTGGTGGAACTCGTCCACTGTGGCCCAGTTCTGGACCCTGTGGAATATTCCAGTACACATGTGGATTAAGAAGCATATTTATATTCCACTAATGAGGAGATCACTGACCAAGGGCCAGGCCCGGGCGGCCTCTTTTCTAATTTCTGCCTTGTTTCATGAATATGTAGTGAGTGTGGGGACTAAGCAGTTCTGTGGGTTTATATTTCTGGCTATGATGGCACAAGTGCCACTTATCATCATATCAGACAAgataaataagaatttCCCGAGATATTCTAATTTCTTCGTATGGGCATCTCTGTGTATAGTTGGGCATCCTATAATAGCCATATTGTATTATCTCAAGGAGTAA
- a CDS encoding ADP-ribosylation factor, whose product MGNVLTIIQQKFFSKLKKMFSTGKRHSITMIGLDGAGKTTLLYFMKTGDIQHTVPTIGFNCETLEIEDLTFQVWDIGGQEVFIKFWHNYIKTSSAIVYLVDIADQQRFNKSSDALWTILKEVPTHKPLLILANKVDCIKDEVERENKINSLVEEMVLEKYTGPKKIVPCSVKDACSGSVEAAKENSKVILGAFKWLSEELKKLPTEN is encoded by the coding sequence ATGGGTAATGTCTTGACAATAATCCAGCAGAAATTCTTCTCTAAACTTAAGAAGATGTTTTCTACAGGTAAGAGACATTCTATTACTATGATAGGACTTGATGGTGCTGGTAAGACTactcttttatatttcatgAAGACAGGGGATATTCAGCACACTGTGCCCACAATTGGTTTTAATTGTGAGACACTTGAGATTGAAGATTTAACTTTCCAAGTTTGGGATATTGGTGGTCAagaagtttttataaaattctggcataattatattaagaCTAGTAGTGCTATTGTGTATCTTGTAGATATAGCAGATCAACagagatttaataaatcttctGATGCTTTGTGGACTATTTTAAAGGAAGTTCCTACACATAAGCCACTTTTAATATTGGCGAATAAAGTGGACTGTATTAAAGATGAGGTAGAGAGGGAGAATAAGATTAATAGTTTAGTAGAGGAGATGGTATTAGAGAAGTATACTGGGCCTAAGAAGATAGTCCCTTGTAGTGTGAAAGATGCGTGTAGTGGGTCAGTGGAGGCAGCCAAGGAAAACAGTAAAGTGATTTTAGGGGCCTTTAAGTGGCTCAGTGAGGAGCTTAAGAAGCTACCCACTGAAAATTAA